A stretch of Mytilus edulis chromosome 11, xbMytEdul2.2, whole genome shotgun sequence DNA encodes these proteins:
- the LOC139494363 gene encoding ATP-dependent DNA helicase RecQ-like, with protein sequence MAVMQISKLPPILPYDERWDSIFSQSSGANIPLKVKYVIGHPEQIVNKGAFQLLKCELRDRTKHIIVDEAYCVVQWGNGFHEQYYELIKLRSLFPSAKLLALSATATKEIVKRLRMKGTGTIVGNVDIPDIKLVVSTRPAGCGGKTRVEDSYDYIYSPLCAEIGNMKEFFPKTVVYTRNYRWKRG encoded by the exons ATGGCCGTTATGCAAATTAGCAAATTACCCCCAATTTTGCCATATGATGAAAGATGGGACAGCATATTTTCACAG AGCAGTGGAGCTAATATACCGTTAAAAGTCAAATATGTGATCGGACATCCAGAACAAATTGTTAATAAAGGAGCTTTTCAACTTCTTAAATGTGAATTAAGAGATAGAACCAAACATATAATAGTTGATGAAGCATATTGTGTGGTACAATGGGGAAATGGTTTCCATGAACAATATTATGAACTAATCAAGCTTCGGTCATTGTTTCCTAGTGCCAAACTTTTGGCATTGAGTGCTACAGCAACCAAAGAAATAGTGAAAAGGTTACGAATGAAAGGAACAGGAACTATCGTTGGAAACGTGGATATACCTGATATTAAGTTGGTGGTTTCAACAAGACCAGCAGGGTGTGGTGGAAAAACTCGTGTTGAGGACTCTTATGACTATATTTACAGTCCATTGTGTGCTGAAATTGGCAATATGAAGGAGTTCTTCCCTAAGACCGTGGTGTACACAAGGAACTATCGTTGGAAACGTGGATAG